TTGAGCAGGGCCGCAGCATTTTGGTCCGGCTGGCCGCCGGATCCTGCGATGCCGTCCAGGCGGAGGCGCTGGCGGCGGTGGGCTGATGATCCTGGACGACGACGAGCGGGCCGACGCCCGCGAAGTGATTCGCCGCGGTCTGGTCGAGGACCTCCGTTACGGACCGGACGCCACCACCTTGGCGACGGTGGCCGCAGGCACGGTGACCACCGCGTCGATGGTGCCGCGGGAGGCCGGCGTGGCCGGCGGGGTGGAGGTCGCGTTGCTCGTGCTCGACGAGGTGATCGGCAGCCACGGCTATCAGGTGCTGCACCGCGTCGAGGACGGCACTCGCCTGCAGCCCGGCCAACCGTTGCTGACCGTGCAAGCCGAGACCCAGGGCCTCTTGACCGCCGAGCGGACCATGCTGAACCTGGTATGCCACCTGTCCGGGATCGCCACCATGACCGCGGCCTGGGTGGAAGCGGTGAGCGGCACCAAAGCCAAAATCCGCGACACGCGCAAGACCCTGCCAGGGCTGCGCGCGCTGCAGAAGTACGCGGTGCGGGTCGGCGGCGGCGTCAACCACCGCCTGGGCCTGGGCGATGCAGCCTTGATCAAGGACAACCACGTGGCCGCGGCCGGATCGGTGGTCGAGGCGCTGCGCGCAGTGCGGGCACACGCACCCGAGCTGTCCTGCGAGGTCGAGGTGGACTCCCTAGAACAACTCGACGAGGTGCTGCCGGAGAAGCCCGAGTTGATCTTGTTGGACAACTTTCCGGTGTGGCAGACACAGATCGCCGTGCAGCGTCGGGACGCGCGGGCGCCGGCAGTGCTGCTGGAGTCGTCCGGCGGACTCAGCCTGGACACCGCGAAGACGTATGCCGACA
The nucleotide sequence above comes from Mycobacterium vicinigordonae. Encoded proteins:
- the nadC gene encoding carboxylating nicotinate-nucleotide diphosphorylase; the protein is MILDDDERADAREVIRRGLVEDLRYGPDATTLATVAAGTVTTASMVPREAGVAGGVEVALLVLDEVIGSHGYQVLHRVEDGTRLQPGQPLLTVQAETQGLLTAERTMLNLVCHLSGIATMTAAWVEAVSGTKAKIRDTRKTLPGLRALQKYAVRVGGGVNHRLGLGDAALIKDNHVAAAGSVVEALRAVRAHAPELSCEVEVDSLEQLDEVLPEKPELILLDNFPVWQTQIAVQRRDARAPAVLLESSGGLSLDTAKTYADTGVDYLAVGALTHSVRVLDVGLDM